The genomic DNA GCTGATCGAGCGCGACGAACTGGTAGCCGAAGAGATCAAGCAATTGATCGACGAAGCCGATGCCAGGCACGTCAACAAGATCGTCATTTCCGAATTCGAAGAACTGCTCGGCAACGGCCACAGTAATGGCAAGACCGGCAACGGACATGTTCTCGCGGGCAGCTACGGCAATGGCAGCGGGAATGGCAACGTAATTGATGCCCCCAGAGTCGATTACACTTACCTGCCCGATAGCGAAAACGGAACCAGCCACATGCCCGGCCTGCAAAATCCCGTTGATGACGACGGCATGTTATTCTACCTTGAAGGATGATATGTGCCCGTTGTATCCTGAAGGAAATACGGCACATTCGTATTGAACACTATGTCCGATCTTGCGCATCCAACTTATGCGCAAGATCGGACACGTTATAGAGGAGATACTATTATGCAGAAAAAGAAAACGTTCAGCACGATGGAGATTGTCCTGTTGTGCGTACTCATCGGTTCGCTGATCCTGTCGTATATACAATCACGACGAGCGGAAGAGTGACCAACCAGTTCATGCGACCTTCGACCCGTAACCGGGACGCGCGCAAGGTGGCGCTACGGCGTTCCGGCCTGAACATCGCCATATCGACCCCTCGCGACCAGGTGCGCCACTCCCGCCCTACCGGGCTGAGCCGATATCATACCGGCACCTGCGGGTAGCAACTGGTCGTGCTGGATGGTTTGACCGTGAAGGTCAAATCCGGGCCGCTCATTACGCCCTCAAAACGCAGACCCGCCGTCTTTAGCGCCTCGCAAGCCCCAGGCGCCGGCAGAATGGTCAGATCCAGTTCAGGGAAGGTGGCGGCCTGCCGCTGCACAAGCAGCGAATAGCGTCCGTGACCCGGCGGTGGAACATACCAGGAGAGCGTTACCGTCATCGTACAGTTCTTGGGGATCACCACCCAGCCGCCGAACATCGCGCGCCCCGGCACATCGCTCGTAAAGTTCGTTGGCGGCCCCACCGTATCCAGCGGATGGTTGCTGCCTGCATACGGATCATCCAGCATCGACGTCGCCGCCCCCGGCTCAAACTGCCCGGCAGGGCACAGCAAATCACCATTGCCATACGCGTCATAGCGCGGGCAGCTCCCAAATCCTGCTCCACACAAAGGCATACCCGTATCAAAGCCATCGCCCCACAGGAACTGGCTCCCCGGCGGCACATACACGCGCACATAATCCCGGTAGGTATCCAGCCCGTACACCGGGCCGATCTGTGTATAGACAAGCCGCAGCCGCATTACATGCCTCGCCCCGCCCGTTGCATTCAGCGTCACCGCGTCATCAATCATTGTCCGTACATACTGCGACGCCTTGCTCGCGCTCACATTCGCCTGCACTACATATAGCCCATCGGAACTCGTCCCCTGCTCCACCAGTGCCGCGTCCCCATGCTGCACCAGGTACTGCTCCAATTGCGCATTCGACACATATACCTCCACATCCTTCGCCTGCATATCATAGAACAGCCCTCGCGCAATCTCCACCAGCTGGCTCGTCGGAGCATGCGTCACACGGCTAATCAATGCGCTCGCCAGTTGTTGTGTAAAAATCTTGCGTGCCTCCTGCGGATCCGCAATATGCGATACCACCTCCTCATGCCGGATGCCCGCATTATCAAGTTGATAATAATGCAGCCGCTGCTCCAGATTTTGTGCTGTAATCGTATCGTGGTACGCGCTCATCGTAATCGGCCCGGTGATCTGCAAAATATGTTCAATCGCGAAAGGCGTAAACATTATCACCCCATCCAGCTGCCGCCCGAACTCGAACTGGTACTGCCGCATGATCATTTGCGCCGAAGTAGGAAAATCCGCCGAAAGGTTCGCGTCGCGCAATCCCCAGTTCGGAATCGGCCACCATGAACGGTACGCCGCCGGGGCCAGCGCGCCATTCACCGGACTATTCGGATTATTCTCCTCAATCGGCCCAATATTCCTTAGCGCGGGTGGCGTAATGCGCGCTCCATTTGTAATCAACTCTCCAAATTGCCCCGTAAATCCCCCCGTTGGTCGCAACTCCGCCCGGTCCATCGTCTCCACCAGAAACGTCCGCGGCGTCCCTACGCCGAGCAACCATCCCAACCCATCTCGCAATGTATAGAGCTGCGTCACAACCTCCTGCACCTGCGGCACTACCTGTACAACCTCCCCTAACAGCGCCCGTTGGGATGCGCTCAACGGCAAAGCGCCAGGAGAGAGGATTTGTGCCTGCGCCCGCATATCATCCAGGTCCGGCAAAATCGACCCCACAGTCGCCGTAATCGTCGCATACATCCCCGGCGTAATCAACGGCTTGCTCGTATTCGCCGCCATCGAACTACTAAACGACGGCGCCAGCACCAGCAGCATCTTGCTCAGTTTCACGCCCATTCGCGATGCATCCACCCCTATCTGGCTCAGTGCGCGCGCCGAAGTCACCTGCGTACCGAAAAATGGCATACCATTCACAAACGCATCATTTACCAGCGCGCTATGCAAGCGCTCAAACTGCCCTTCTGCCGCCACCAGCTCCGCCTGTGCCGCGTGTAATCTACTTGCATCCACCAGCTCATGCGGATCGCTCTTCACATTTGCAAAGATCGCCTGTACTTTCTGTATATGCTGCACTCCGTGCATCGCGTAATTGAACATCACATACGCGTTGGCCCCCACGCCGATCGCAAAAATCACTCCAGGTGCCAATATCCCTAGCAGGCTCACGATCAGCACCAGGCGTGTCCGCCTGCTCAACCTGCGCTCCCTCGCCCTCTTCACCCGCCTGCGTGCGCTCCCGGCGATATGCCTGGGACGCGCCCTCGTCGTAATGCGTCGTATCGCCTTACCAGGAGCCGTCACCAGCAGCGAGATATCCTGCCAGCTAAGAGATTCCTCTTCAGCTGGTGCTTGAACATCAGGTGCAAGCGGAGCAGGCGCGCTTTCCTGCTGTGAAGATGGTTCACTAGAAGGAACAATAGAGCTGGATGGCTGGTCTTGCCGTGTAGAAGGTTGCTGGACAGCAGTATCATCAGAGGTTGCCGCGTGTGGCAGCGTTTCGATCAGCGAGATATCTTTTTGCGTAGGAGCCGTTTCCTCAGTTGGTATGTGCCTCATCGCACGCAGGAATGGGGTCTTAAACAGTTTTTTATTTCGCGATGGCATGCTGGTGCCAGGCACTATATTCCTCCAGACGATCAGCAAGCATAAAGAGTAGCAGCATCATCCTCGCCTTTCTCTTTACTCCACGCTCAGCTTAGATAATCTCTTATATCTTCCTATAACGAGCGACAGCTCATTAAGGCCTCGCTATCCACCGGTATTGCCTGATCGTCTTATGCTTTGATGGATTTTAATCGGTTGATAACGAAATAAGAAGATTCGGCAGCTACATAACCGGTGTGTGATACTTTGTTGCTTTGAAGCGTTATACAAATCAGCAAACCCATCTTCCATGATAGGTAGATTGGGGGAATATGCTGCACAATATGTGATGTCCGTTTGGATGAGTCGTTATACTTACATAAAGCTCAAGCTGTCTCTTTCTGTGTGAATATGAAGCGAATAGCATAAAGGGTAGAAGACATTGAAATCTCAATTTGTAAAATTTCCCACGTCATACAAACACTACCATAAGAACGATGGGAACAACAACTATGGGAATGGCAGGCCAGACCCGGATGGTCTCCCACATGTCGGGCCTACCCCCAATCTTCAAATGCAAAGCGCTGTCAATTCGATGGCCGGCAATGCTCCATCAGCTGCTCCACCATCGCCATCCGGCCAGTTTCCTGATACTCCTGCCAGGGGCTTGCTTTCGGGTTGGAATCCGCCTCAGGAGCAAGCAGCGAGTCATCTCCAGCACGCTAATGGCAGCGCATTGGCAGAATTGGCGACCAATAAACAGCCCGCCGTCCAGGCACAGCCCGCTCCTATTTCGCCGGCTCACGGGCCTGGATGGTATCAGAACCTGCAGCAACCGGCCTCTTCATGGCCGTGGGGAGCGCCGCCGCGCTCACAGCAGCAGTTAAGCTCCCCGGCCCCCTTCCCGGTGCAGCAATCCCCTGCTCAGCGACCACCGGCGCCCGCTGCCTCCCTCGCGCCATTTTACTCGTCGCAGGGGCCCGCCCCGCAATCATCAACCGCCGCGCCCGCAGGCTCTCGCAATGGCTCCGCCGGCGGCCCGCCGCGTGGCAAAAAAAAGCAGCGTAAAAAGCGTCGCTTCCCCATGTGGGCGCGCGTCCTCGTCGCCGTCTTCGGTGTGATCCTGCTCCTGGTTGGTGGCGCTGCCGGCTACCTCTACTTCACCTTCTCGCCCTCCGTCAACAACATCGTTGGCCAGCAAGTGCAGCGCGCCAGGGGCGAAGAAGACCCCAACGCCAGCCGCAACGGCGCCGATATCTTGAGCGGCCCGCGCATCAACATCCTCTTGCTTGGCAGCGATACCGACGAAAAATTTACCAACGCTGATGGTAGCCACAGCTACCTCGCACAGACCGATATTGTCGTTACCATCGACCCCGCTACCAAAAGCGTCGGCATGCTCTCTATACCACGCGACTTCTACATCAACGTGCCCGGCTACGGTATGCATAAGCTCGACGAAGCCTACGCCCTGGGGGGCGTCGCCAGCGGCAACGCCGACTACAGCCCCGGCGGCGTTGCCCTCAGCCGTTACACTATCGAACAGGATTTCGGCATCCCCATCAACTACTATGCCTGGATCGGCCTTACCGGCTTCGTCCAGGTCATCAACACCGTTGGCGGCGTCGATGTCGATGTCACCCATCCCATCACCGACGACAACTATCCCGACGATGTCGGCAACTCCAAAGACCCCTATGGCTACATGCGCCTCTATATCCCGCCAGGCCCGCAGCACCTCGACGGCATCACCGCCCTCGAATACGTCCGTTCGCGCCACGCCGACCTCGTCGGTGACTTCGGTCGCTCCGCGCGCCAGCAGCAGGTACTCAGCGCCTTAAAAACCAAGCTCAACAACCCCGACATCATCGGCAAGTTGCCCACCATTGCTAATGACCTCAATGGCTATGTCAAAACCGACATGCAGCTCAGCGATGTCTTCAAACTCATGAACTTTGCCCGCAGCATCAATCCGAATAGTATCAACAAGGTCATCCTCGATGCGCCCTACTCAAGCACAGGCACCCTGCCAGGTGGCGAATCGGTCGTCTTTCCCAATTGCGCCAAAATCGTTCCCGTCATCTCCAAAATGTTTGATCTAGGCAGCAAAGCCGCCTGCAATATTCAGGGGAGCACCGGCAACACATCCGTCGCCGGCGTTTCACCAGCATCATCACCGCAGGTAGCCCCGGTTGCTGAGATTCCTCAGGTCAGCAGCGACAGCCTGCAAACAGCAAGTCAACTGGCAAGCATGAGCATGATGAGTCTCTTCGCAGGTGGCGATCAGTATGACTTTTCCGGCATCCACAGCCTGCTTGATCTACTACTACTGACAGTCTTTGAAGCACCTCAAGCCTTACAGGTCTAACCACTGAGGAAATAACCCATGAGAAAGAAACAGACATCCAAGAATATATCGAAACTATCTCTTATATGGAAGCCGCGGAACAGTTCCCTGCTCCTGCTGCTCCTGCTGGCCTTTGGCCTGCAAGGATGTTTTGGCATCGGCGGCAGCAACACGAGCAATACACCAGGCACCAAACCAATTACGACCAATGCCAATGGCCAGCAAGTCGGCGTCAACCAGACCCAGAACCTTTTCAAGGGCAAGATCTACTTTACCATCGACCACAACCTCTGGGTCATCGACCCCAGCAACAATGCGCGCGAAATCACCCATGGCGGAAACCTGTACGATCCCGCCATCTCTCCTGATGGCAAATGGATTGCCTGCATCGCCCGCTACAAAGACTACTCCAATCTCATCTACCTATCGACCACCGGCAATTCAGCCCACCTGCTGCGCTCGGGCAACGGTAAATATTATCAAGATGGGCCATACGTCAAAAGCACCTACTACTGGTATGCGCAGCCGGCATGGTCCGCCGATAGCACCCATTTGCTTTTCCTCAGCGACTTCGAAAAAGAGGATTGGTACGCCGCTACCGGCGAAAACGCTCCCTTGCTCGATTTGCAGGTCTTCTCCATCTCACTCAATAATCCTTCAAAACCGCAGGACGTAGCCTACGCCAGCTTTGGCGACGGCGGGGATCGCGACCCCTCCTATCGTCCTGGGCATCCCAATGAGATCGTCTACACTCATTACGCCTACGATGCCGCGACACAGACCCAGCAAGTCATCCAGATCTTCCTCGAGGACGTGACGCAGATCGCCGACCATCCCGGACTCTATCATCCCGGCTCACCCTCCAGCGCATTTGATCCCGGCATCGCCATCACCAGTCCCAAAGACGAAGATCTTCAGCCCGCATTTTCACCCGATGGTAACGCCATCGCCTTCGTCAAACGCGAAGCCTCCGGCACCATGGGCATTTACATCATGCACGTACCGGAAAACGTTACCGCAACCCCCAATGATCCCAAAACCGAACAAGAGGCCCTCATACCCTATAAAACGGCCTCACATATCCTCAGCGGCCAGTACGTCAGCCAGCCCGTCTGGTCTCCCGATGGGAAACAGCTAGCGTATATCTCCTATGACAACAGTACTTTTGATCTGTGGCTTGCCAACATCAACTACAACGCAAAAACGGGCGCGTATAGCATGCAAGGCAGTCCCGTACAGCTCACCAGCGGTGGAATTGACGCAGATTCGCGCCCATTCTGGACGACATAAACCGTTAAATGATATACTGGTACTCTGTATACACAAATTTGACCGGGAAATGCCGTTGAGGTGCTAGATTGAGTCAATTTGAGGGCGCATTAATTGCGGGACGATACGAAATTCGTGAACATATTGCCACCGGTGGCATGGCGAGCGTTTTCAAAACCTGGGATCACCGTGTGGAGCGCCTGGTTGCCATTAAAGTCTTGCGGTCGCTGGATAAGAACGACTCGCGAGCCGTTGAACGTTTCCGGCGTGAAGCGCGCGCAGCTGCAGCCCTTGCCCATCCCAATGCCGTCACAATCTACGATTTCGTAGAGGAGTTCGGACAATATTTTCTGGTCATGGAATACATCCACGGCCCAACCCTGAAGCAATTGATTGCGCAGCGCCGCCACCTGCTGGCGCACGAAACGTTGGAGATCGCGGCCCAGGTTTGCGCCGTGCTGCAGGTAGCTCACGAGCGACGCTTCATCCACCGTGATATTAAGCCACAGAATATCATGCTGGTAACAAATGGCGCACCCGCCAACGCCGGAACGGGAGCCAACGCCCTGCTCGTGAAGCTCACCGATTTTGGCATCGTGCGTGTTGCCGAGGATGCCGGCCTGACCAACAGTGGCATCGTGCTGGGAACGGCGGACTATCTTTCGCCTGAACAGGCCAGGGGGGAAACCCTGACCGCCTCTTCCGATCTTTATTCGTTAGGTGTGGTGATGTTTGAAATGCTGGCCGGGCGACCTCCTTTTGTCGGGCCAACCGCTGTATCAATAGCGATGCAGCATGCCTCGACCAACCCGCCATCGCTGCACCAGTTCAACGCCAATGTGCCACCCGCGCTTGAGCAAATTGTGATGAAGGCCCTGGAAAAAGAGCCGGAGAATCGTTTTCTCTCTGCCGCCGAAATGCAGCAGGCGCTGCGCTATTGCGCGAAAGAATTATACGCGCGCGCCAGTTCGACGACTCCGGCGCCGCAGTTCATGCCGCGCAACTTTCTACCTCCTGGTGGAGCGCGGTCCCTGTAGAGGCAGTGCCTGGTGCCTGTCCTCTCCGGGTGTTTGTGGTCGCCCATGGGGTAGGGGCTTATGATCCACCCGGCCCAGGCGCGGAGAATTTACTACATATTATATGGGCGATCCCTTGTGGTCGCCCGATGCATGAGGGATAGCATCTATGGAACGCACAGCGATTCATACCACTTCGGCTCCGGCAGCGATTGGTCCATACAATCAGGCCATTCGTTGCGGAGATTTGATTTATACGTCCGGCCAGATTGCGCTTGATCCGGCCACCGGAGAGCTAGTGGGCGAAGATATCGAAGCGCAGACGCATCGCGTACTGCAAAACCTGCAGGCGGTGCTGAGCAGCGCCGGATCATCACTCTCCAACGTCATAAAGACAACAGTTTTTCTTGCGCAGATGAGTGACTTCCAGGCTATGAATGCAGTATATGCCGGCTATTTCGAGGGCATCGCGCCCGCGCGTTCGACAGTAGCGGTTGCTGAACTGCCCCGCAAGGCGCGTGTCGAAATTGAATGTATTGCGCTCGCCGTATAGGAGCCAGATTATGTTGTTTAACGAATTCGTTCAGCAATCCCACGGGCCGATAAATCGGCGGTGTGTACGGTGAACCGGCCCCTACGGCTCCGTCGTGGCAATGGAATGCATATCCCACGGCGGAGCCGTAGGCCCCGATTTATCGTGGGCACCGCCGATTTATCGGCCCTACGTCCATTACCGAAGTATTCCGTTAAAGTGCGTGATCGCGCCCCCATACCTGGAGAACTAAAAAATGAATGCAGCGGCTATCTGGCAGGCAACGCTTGACCGGCTCGAAACGACACCAATTGATACTGTATGTAAGACCTGGCTTCAGTCTGCTTATCTGATGAATAATGCGACCATAGGTGCGGATGATATCGATGCTGCCTTTCTGCCTGCCCAGGATGAAGTGCTGTATTTCACGCTCGCGGTGCCGGGCACACTGGCACGCGACATGATTATAACGCGCTGGCGGCGTACTGTTGAAGATATACTGGCCGATGTTACCGGCCAGCCGGTCGTAATCGCGGTTATGCAGCAGGACGAGGCTCATGATTCCCATGATGCTCACCAGGTGGGTGAAACTTATACGTCTCCTGGGCGTGACTTGCCGGGCGGCAGGAGCGCAAGTACTCGCTATGCGGCCTCCACGCAGCGCCAGACGGAGGATTACGCCTATGACATGGAGGAACACGAGGGAATGGAAATGCGTCTTCCACGCTCTGCCGCCGATAAGCGCCCCACTTCCGTCTATGGATATGGCGCCTATGCCAACGAGAGCAATTACGCCAGTTACTCCGATTTTGACGAGAGCGATCACCTCAGCGAGGAATGGGATAATGAGCAGCGCGCCAATATCTTGATGCACAACCGCCTCAATCCCCGCTATACCTTCGATGCCTTTATTGTCGGTAATAGCAACCGGCTGGCGCATGCCGCTTCCCTTGCCGTCGCGGAGGCGCCCGGCGAATCATATAACCCGCTCTTCCTCTATGGGGGTGTGGGGCTTGGAAAGACGCACCTGCTGCACGCCATCGGCCACCAGGGCGTACAGACCGGGCTGGCCGTACTCTATGTCTCATCCGAACAATTCACTAATGAAATCATCAATGCCATTCGCTATCGCACCACGGAGGAGTTTCGCGCCAAGTATCGCTCCGTCGATATCCTGCTCGTCGATGACATTCAATTTATCGCCGGCAAAGAGTCCACGGAGGAAGAATTCTTTCATACTTTCAACAGCCTGTACGAGATGAGCAAGCAGATCGTGATCTGTAGCGACCGCCCGCCAAAGGCGATTGTGAGCCTGGAAGAGCGCCTGCGCTCGCGTTTCGAATGGGGATTGATAGCCGATATCCAGCCGCCCGACCTTGAAACACGCATGGCCATCCTGCGTGTCAAAGCCGATCTCTTGCGCTATCGCGTGCCGGACGATATCATTGCGTATATCGCCGGGCGCGTACAAACAAACATCCGCGAACTCGAAGGCTGCCTGAATCGCCTGATGGCGTACCAGCAGCTGCATCAGACCGAACTAACCATGGATATGGCGCGCGCTGCCATGTCATCGCTCGTGCAGGACAGCAGGGAGGTGCGCCTGACCAGCAAGCAGATTGCCCAGGCCGTCGCCGAGTACTATCATATTACGCTGGAAGACATGTGCGGCAAACAACGCGACAAGCACATCGTGATGCCACGCCAGGTCGCCATGTACCTGATACGCCAGGAGACACAGGCATCCTTGCTGGAAATCGGACAACTGTTCGGCGGGCGCGATCACAGCACAGTTCTGCATGCCTGTGAAAAGATCGAGCGCGCTTTGAACATTCATCCCACGCTGCGGCGCGAAATCGTAGCCATTCGCGAACAACTCATGCGCGAATGAGGGTTACCAGGAATAATTATGCTACCATATACTACCTACCTGATCGACCTGGACGGGGTCATCTATCGCGGCAACGAACTGCTGCCGGGGGCGAAAGCATTCGTCCAGTGGCTCGAAGCCAATCACCACAAATACCTCTTTCTGACCAATAACTCCTTTGCGACTAGCACGCAGATACTGGCAAAACTCGCGCAGCTGGGCATCGCCACCGATAACGCGCACCTGCTGACTGCGGGCCAGGCGGCGGTACAGTATATCGCGCGCCGTTTTCCCCATGGCACCGTCTATGTCGTCGGCGAGCCTGCCCTGATGCAACTGGTAGAAGCGCAGGGCCTGGTAGTAGCCAGCCTGGACGCGCAGAAGGCAGATGCGATCCTGGTGGGACTCGACCGTGGCTTCGACTACACAAAGATGACGCACGCGGCTAATGCCGTTCGCGCAGGCGCGCTCTTTGTCACCATCAATCGCGACCCCGTGCTGCCCATTGCCGGCGGCTTCATCCCCGGCTGCGGCGCCCTGGCAGCTGCTATCGAGGTCAGCAGCGGCATAACGCCTGAAGTTGTAGGCAAACCGGAACCACGCTTGCTCCTGGAGGCCATGCACGCGCTAGGAAGCCGGGCAGATGAAACCGTCATGATCGGCGATACGCTCTCAGTTGATATTCAGGCCGGGCATAACGCCCAGACGCATACAATCCTCGTCCTATCGGGCAGCAGTTCGCGCAAAGACCTGGAGAAGTCTTCGCTGAAGCCAGATCATGTATACGAAGACCTGGCCGATATGCTGCAAAAAGAGGAGAAGCTATGAGCGAGCGCAGCAGCGAGAAAACGATTTCTTACTACTATGGCAGCCATCCCACCGAGGAGGACTTGATGGGGGAGGCAACCCAACATCATGCCGCGACGCAGATTCTTCGCTGCGCTCAGAATGACACGAACAATTCCCCGATTCGATTGGATGGAAAAATTCATCATGCCTTTTCCCTGGCCCTGGGCAGTCCTGTATGCTCCTTGACATCCTGTCGCATAGCCGCTAAACTATAGCCAGCAAACAAAAAACCGCTAGAAGTGACGATGAGCAGGAGGAGTAGGCACCTATTCTCCGTACAGAGAAGGAAGATCATGCCGGCTGCGAATCTTCCCCGGAGCAATACGCCGAAGGTCGCCTGGGAGTCTGAAATCCGACTCAAACAGGGTTTCACGGGAGTGCCCGTTACAGTACAGCCCAAGAATCAATCTTCGTGATTGATTGAAACAAGGTGGTACCACGAGCAATTTTAGCCCTTTCTCGTCCTTGACGGGGAAAGGGCTTTTTCTATAGAACCGGGAATACATTGCACGCGGGGAGGGAATATGATCGAACAAGAGAAAGAACTGGTTGCATCTTTGCCAAAGGCATATGAGCCGCAGGAGGTCGAGGGCAAATGGTATCGTTTCTGGGAAGAGGGCGG from Ktedonobacteraceae bacterium includes the following:
- a CDS encoding DUF4012 domain-containing protein, giving the protein MPSRNKKLFKTPFLRAMRHIPTEETAPTQKDISLIETLPHAATSDDTAVQQPSTRQDQPSSSIVPSSEPSSQQESAPAPLAPDVQAPAEEESLSWQDISLLVTAPGKAIRRITTRARPRHIAGSARRRVKRARERRLSRRTRLVLIVSLLGILAPGVIFAIGVGANAYVMFNYAMHGVQHIQKVQAIFANVKSDPHELVDASRLHAAQAELVAAEGQFERLHSALVNDAFVNGMPFFGTQVTSARALSQIGVDASRMGVKLSKMLLVLAPSFSSSMAANTSKPLITPGMYATITATVGSILPDLDDMRAQAQILSPGALPLSASQRALLGEVVQVVPQVQEVVTQLYTLRDGLGWLLGVGTPRTFLVETMDRAELRPTGGFTGQFGELITNGARITPPALRNIGPIEENNPNSPVNGALAPAAYRSWWPIPNWGLRDANLSADFPTSAQMIMRQYQFEFGRQLDGVIMFTPFAIEHILQITGPITMSAYHDTITAQNLEQRLHYYQLDNAGIRHEEVVSHIADPQEARKIFTQQLASALISRVTHAPTSQLVEIARGLFYDMQAKDVEVYVSNAQLEQYLVQHGDAALVEQGTSSDGLYVVQANVSASKASQYVRTMIDDAVTLNATGGARHVMRLRLVYTQIGPVYGLDTYRDYVRVYVPPGSQFLWGDGFDTGMPLCGAGFGSCPRYDAYGNGDLLCPAGQFEPGAATSMLDDPYAGSNHPLDTVGPPTNFTSDVPGRAMFGGWVVIPKNCTMTVTLSWYVPPPGHGRYSLLVQRQAATFPELDLTILPAPGACEALKTAGLRFEGVMSGPDLTFTVKPSSTTSCYPQVPV
- a CDS encoding LCP family protein produces the protein MKSQFVKFPTSYKHYHKNDGNNNYGNGRPDPDGLPHVGPTPNLQMQSAVNSMAGNAPSAAPPSPSGQFPDTPARGLLSGWNPPQEQAASHLQHANGSALAELATNKQPAVQAQPAPISPAHGPGWYQNLQQPASSWPWGAPPRSQQQLSSPAPFPVQQSPAQRPPAPAASLAPFYSSQGPAPQSSTAAPAGSRNGSAGGPPRGKKKQRKKRRFPMWARVLVAVFGVILLLVGGAAGYLYFTFSPSVNNIVGQQVQRARGEEDPNASRNGADILSGPRINILLLGSDTDEKFTNADGSHSYLAQTDIVVTIDPATKSVGMLSIPRDFYINVPGYGMHKLDEAYALGGVASGNADYSPGGVALSRYTIEQDFGIPINYYAWIGLTGFVQVINTVGGVDVDVTHPITDDNYPDDVGNSKDPYGYMRLYIPPGPQHLDGITALEYVRSRHADLVGDFGRSARQQQVLSALKTKLNNPDIIGKLPTIANDLNGYVKTDMQLSDVFKLMNFARSINPNSINKVILDAPYSSTGTLPGGESVVFPNCAKIVPVISKMFDLGSKAACNIQGSTGNTSVAGVSPASSPQVAPVAEIPQVSSDSLQTASQLASMSMMSLFAGGDQYDFSGIHSLLDLLLLTVFEAPQALQV
- a CDS encoding protein kinase, whose amino-acid sequence is MSQFEGALIAGRYEIREHIATGGMASVFKTWDHRVERLVAIKVLRSLDKNDSRAVERFRREARAAAALAHPNAVTIYDFVEEFGQYFLVMEYIHGPTLKQLIAQRRHLLAHETLEIAAQVCAVLQVAHERRFIHRDIKPQNIMLVTNGAPANAGTGANALLVKLTDFGIVRVAEDAGLTNSGIVLGTADYLSPEQARGETLTASSDLYSLGVVMFEMLAGRPPFVGPTAVSIAMQHASTNPPSLHQFNANVPPALEQIVMKALEKEPENRFLSAAEMQQALRYCAKELYARASSTTPAPQFMPRNFLPPGGARSL
- a CDS encoding RidA family protein, whose product is MERTAIHTTSAPAAIGPYNQAIRCGDLIYTSGQIALDPATGELVGEDIEAQTHRVLQNLQAVLSSAGSSLSNVIKTTVFLAQMSDFQAMNAVYAGYFEGIAPARSTVAVAELPRKARVEIECIALAV
- the dnaA gene encoding chromosomal replication initiator protein DnaA, whose protein sequence is MNAAAIWQATLDRLETTPIDTVCKTWLQSAYLMNNATIGADDIDAAFLPAQDEVLYFTLAVPGTLARDMIITRWRRTVEDILADVTGQPVVIAVMQQDEAHDSHDAHQVGETYTSPGRDLPGGRSASTRYAASTQRQTEDYAYDMEEHEGMEMRLPRSAADKRPTSVYGYGAYANESNYASYSDFDESDHLSEEWDNEQRANILMHNRLNPRYTFDAFIVGNSNRLAHAASLAVAEAPGESYNPLFLYGGVGLGKTHLLHAIGHQGVQTGLAVLYVSSEQFTNEIINAIRYRTTEEFRAKYRSVDILLVDDIQFIAGKESTEEEFFHTFNSLYEMSKQIVICSDRPPKAIVSLEERLRSRFEWGLIADIQPPDLETRMAILRVKADLLRYRVPDDIIAYIAGRVQTNIRELEGCLNRLMAYQQLHQTELTMDMARAAMSSLVQDSREVRLTSKQIAQAVAEYYHITLEDMCGKQRDKHIVMPRQVAMYLIRQETQASLLEIGQLFGGRDHSTVLHACEKIERALNIHPTLRREIVAIREQLMRE
- a CDS encoding HAD-IIA family hydrolase, producing the protein MLPYTTYLIDLDGVIYRGNELLPGAKAFVQWLEANHHKYLFLTNNSFATSTQILAKLAQLGIATDNAHLLTAGQAAVQYIARRFPHGTVYVVGEPALMQLVEAQGLVVASLDAQKADAILVGLDRGFDYTKMTHAANAVRAGALFVTINRDPVLPIAGGFIPGCGALAAAIEVSSGITPEVVGKPEPRLLLEAMHALGSRADETVMIGDTLSVDIQAGHNAQTHTILVLSGSSSRKDLEKSSLKPDHVYEDLADMLQKEEKL